A window of Candidatus Jettenia caeni contains these coding sequences:
- a CDS encoding CRISPR-associated protein, with amino-acid sequence MGAHTIEVLRIEVVGKVNSFRLADHHTYQRSYLFPPKTTICGMIGSALGYSAEEVNEKLLDTLGIGIYLKKFDGEARDLWKYKKIKARTDTDKTEDTVVIDGTQYFGAILVREWLFIPRYIIYLSSSENSILRDIGKALGHPVYALSLGREDELIKIITIQKVTLTYQNNLYYNNTVLPFNIFTEGYEIDVSSLVPGQRIIPPGIEKIPVKFRYDGETREAVRYETVTSFINVNLKPKVRHGGYVDEKIAIQFL; translated from the coding sequence ATGGGTGCTCATACTATCGAAGTTTTACGCATCGAGGTGGTAGGAAAGGTAAATTCCTTTCGGCTTGCTGATCACCATACCTATCAGAGAAGCTATCTTTTTCCGCCAAAAACAACTATTTGTGGTATGATTGGTTCTGCCCTTGGCTATTCGGCTGAAGAAGTAAATGAGAAGTTGCTGGATACTCTGGGTATTGGAATCTATTTAAAAAAATTCGATGGAGAAGCGAGAGATTTATGGAAATATAAAAAAATAAAGGCGCGTACGGATACTGATAAGACAGAGGATACTGTCGTTATTGATGGAACCCAATATTTTGGCGCAATTCTTGTGCGTGAATGGCTCTTCATTCCGCGATACATAATTTACTTATCGTCTTCTGAAAACTCAATACTCCGGGATATAGGGAAAGCATTGGGACATCCTGTCTATGCGCTCTCTTTAGGGCGGGAAGATGAACTCATAAAAATCATAACGATACAAAAAGTAACGTTAACGTATCAGAATAACCTCTATTATAACAATACGGTTTTGCCGTTCAATATTTTTACAGAAGGGTATGAGATAGATGTATCTTCTCTTGTCCCTGGACAGAGAATTATTCCACCAGGGATAGAGAAGATACCGGTAAAATTCAGGTATGATGGCGAAACCCGCGAGGCTGTACGCTATGAGACGGTAACATCATTTATTAATGTTAATCTTAAACCAAAAGTAAGGCACGGGGGGTATGTGGACGAAAAGATTGCCATACAGTTTCTCTGA
- a CDS encoding CRISPR-associated protein — protein sequence MSNCLNISYIFKTSLGSVNGSFTEGNVATIKKITCLDGKTIPYISGQSQKYAIRTKLREQGFSLSPVFSSENNKGVDSTAGDPRFIDDDLFGYMIASRKENRRRTAPVRVSAAIALAPFKGDRDLGTKSKEGIDGQTMEAGGNLFETEIYYNFFKSDILVELDRVGRFKGYELEKKEKNAKPDPIELSLQERKKRVVALLESFKTLWGGGKQSRFMTDLSPKFIIYTRQSRKIPVLLESLCLDKNEVIDIDTILEVFQDSSFIDHTVVGLRSGIFSNEEEIKTRLSEAGYQVMPINGAINAMIADITSDSVIF from the coding sequence ATGAGTAACTGCCTGAATATCAGTTATATCTTTAAAACATCCTTAGGAAGTGTCAACGGCAGTTTTACTGAGGGTAATGTAGCTACCATTAAAAAGATTACCTGCCTTGACGGCAAGACCATTCCCTATATTTCTGGTCAGAGCCAAAAATATGCTATTCGGACAAAACTGCGAGAGCAAGGTTTTTCATTATCTCCTGTTTTTTCATCAGAGAATAACAAAGGTGTTGATAGTACAGCAGGAGATCCTCGTTTTATTGATGACGACCTCTTCGGCTATATGATAGCATCAAGAAAAGAAAATCGCAGAAGAACTGCTCCGGTAAGAGTTTCTGCGGCAATCGCACTTGCTCCGTTTAAAGGAGACCGTGATTTAGGAACCAAATCCAAAGAGGGTATAGACGGACAGACGATGGAGGCTGGCGGTAATTTATTCGAGACTGAAATCTATTATAACTTTTTCAAATCGGATATTTTGGTAGAACTGGATAGAGTAGGAAGATTTAAAGGATACGAACTAGAGAAAAAAGAAAAAAACGCAAAGCCCGATCCCATAGAACTATCTCTTCAGGAGCGGAAAAAAAGGGTTGTAGCGCTTTTAGAATCTTTTAAGACTCTCTGGGGAGGCGGTAAACAATCGAGATTTATGACGGATTTATCGCCTAAGTTCATAATCTATACCCGCCAATCGAGAAAAATTCCTGTTCTTTTAGAGTCCCTGTGTTTGGATAAAAATGAGGTTATTGATATCGACACCATCCTCGAAGTGTTTCAGGACTCATCCTTTATCGACCATACGGTTGTTGGGCTCCGTAGTGGTATCTTTTCTAATGAAGAAGAGATAAAAACCAGATTATCTGAAGCTGGTTATCAGGTTATGCCAATCAACGGGGCCATTAACGCCATGATTGCTGATATTACATCTGATAGCGTTATCTTTTAA
- a CDS encoding enolase codes for MTIIHCIKAREILDSRGTPTVEVDVILRDGTTGRAAVPSGASTGKREALELRDTDKPSRYLGKGVRTAVKNVNEIIAPKLEGMDVTGQVEIDTLLITLDGTKNKEKLGANAILGVSLAAARAAANALCLPLYRYIGGTNAKILPVPMMNILNGGKHADNNVDIQEFMIMPVLAANFAEALRMGAEVFHRLRSVLKSRGYNTNVGDEGGFAPNLKTNEEALDLILEAIQKAGYTAGKDIYLAIDAAASEFYKDGTYILRAEEGAKKTSDEMISLYSKMLTRYPICSIEDGLSEEDWDGWKKLTNTLGNKIQLVGDDVFVTNTEILAKGIEQKVANSILIKVNQIGTLTETLNAIEMAKINGYTTVISHRSGETEDTTIADIAVATNAGQIKTGSLSRTDRICKYNQLLRIEEDLSDNVIYGGTVCKMVK; via the coding sequence TTGACTATTATTCATTGCATTAAGGCACGGGAAATTCTGGATTCCAGAGGGACTCCTACTGTAGAGGTTGATGTGATCTTAAGAGATGGAACGACGGGCCGTGCCGCTGTGCCATCAGGCGCATCCACGGGAAAGCGGGAGGCTCTTGAATTGAGAGATACCGATAAGCCGTCCCGCTATTTGGGAAAAGGAGTCAGAACGGCCGTTAAAAATGTGAATGAGATTATTGCACCCAAATTGGAGGGAATGGATGTTACTGGTCAGGTTGAAATCGACACCCTGCTGATAACATTAGACGGAACAAAAAATAAGGAAAAACTGGGAGCGAACGCTATTTTAGGTGTTTCCTTAGCTGCTGCCAGGGCAGCAGCCAATGCATTATGCCTTCCACTCTATCGGTACATTGGCGGCACAAATGCCAAAATACTGCCTGTGCCCATGATGAATATCTTAAATGGTGGTAAACATGCTGATAACAACGTAGATATCCAGGAATTTATGATCATGCCGGTCCTTGCTGCTAATTTTGCTGAGGCGTTGCGCATGGGAGCTGAAGTCTTTCACAGGCTCCGCTCAGTATTAAAGTCCAGGGGGTACAATACCAATGTGGGCGATGAAGGCGGTTTTGCCCCGAATTTAAAAACCAATGAAGAGGCCCTCGATCTCATTCTGGAAGCAATTCAAAAAGCAGGCTATACAGCGGGTAAAGACATATATCTTGCAATTGATGCAGCCGCAAGTGAATTTTATAAGGATGGCACCTATATCTTGCGTGCTGAGGAAGGAGCAAAAAAGACCAGTGATGAAATGATCAGTCTTTATTCCAAAATGTTAACCAGGTATCCTATCTGCAGCATAGAAGATGGCCTTTCGGAAGAAGACTGGGACGGCTGGAAAAAATTAACGAATACCTTAGGGAATAAAATTCAACTTGTCGGTGATGATGTATTTGTTACCAATACGGAAATCCTCGCCAAGGGAATTGAACAAAAGGTAGCAAACTCCATCCTTATCAAGGTGAATCAAATAGGCACACTCACAGAGACTCTCAATGCCATTGAGATGGCCAAAATAAACGGATATACCACCGTTATCTCGCATCGTTCAGGGGAAACGGAAGACACAACAATTGCCGATATTGCCGTAGCTACCAATGCAGGTCAGATTAAAACAGGTTCTCTTTCCAGAACGGATCGGATATGCAAATATAATCAACTCTTGCGTATCGAAGAAGACCTTTCTGATAATGTAATTTACGGGGGCACAGTATGCAAGATGGTAAAGTAA
- a CDS encoding gamma-glutamyl phosphate reductase, producing the protein MAEEIISSASILKSENEKDILAAQNAGLSEAMIDRLRLTEGRIKGMADGVRQIINLPDPVGELLQGYTRPNGLQIQKIRVPIGVIAIIYESRPNVTADAAALCLKAGNAVILRGGKESIHSNRAIYTLLTSALEKAGLDKRCIQLVEVIEREAIDYLLKADQYVDVVIPRGGESLIRTVVEKSTIPVIKHYKGVCHIYVDEFANLNMAEDVCFNAKVQRPATCNAMETMVVHERISETFLSTIIKKFLDAGVEIRACNKAYPILGRSHLLTAMNGNYVRNIKQATDEDFYNEYLDLIVNVKVVHTFDNALDHIAKHGSNHSDAIITDNVNNALRFTKEVDSAAVYVNASTRFTDGYEFGMGAEIGISTDKLHARGPMGLEELTSYKFVVFGNGQLRK; encoded by the coding sequence ATGGCAGAGGAAATAATCTCCTCTGCTTCGATACTCAAATCAGAAAATGAAAAAGATATCCTTGCTGCCCAGAATGCCGGCCTGTCAGAGGCCATGATAGACCGCCTCCGCCTTACCGAGGGCCGCATTAAAGGTATGGCTGATGGTGTCAGACAGATTATCAACTTACCAGACCCTGTCGGAGAGTTATTACAGGGATATACCCGCCCGAATGGCTTACAAATTCAAAAAATACGTGTCCCCATTGGCGTTATTGCTATCATCTATGAATCCCGGCCTAACGTAACAGCCGATGCAGCAGCGCTGTGTTTAAAGGCAGGTAATGCGGTTATTCTGCGTGGAGGTAAGGAATCAATCCACTCCAACAGAGCCATCTATACATTACTTACTTCTGCCCTTGAAAAAGCAGGATTGGACAAACGATGTATCCAGCTTGTGGAAGTTATCGAACGTGAAGCTATTGATTATTTACTCAAGGCAGATCAGTATGTAGATGTTGTTATTCCCCGTGGCGGCGAGTCTCTTATTCGTACCGTAGTAGAAAAATCTACTATTCCCGTTATCAAACATTATAAGGGTGTATGCCATATCTACGTCGATGAATTTGCGAATCTCAATATGGCCGAAGATGTCTGTTTTAATGCCAAGGTACAACGCCCTGCTACCTGTAATGCCATGGAAACCATGGTAGTACACGAAAGAATTTCAGAAACTTTTTTATCTACTATTATAAAAAAGTTTCTTGATGCAGGGGTGGAAATAAGAGCTTGTAATAAAGCCTATCCTATCTTAGGCAGGAGCCATCTTCTGACGGCAATGAATGGCAATTATGTAAGGAATATAAAACAGGCTACAGATGAAGACTTTTATAACGAATACCTCGACCTGATTGTAAATGTGAAGGTTGTGCATACCTTTGATAATGCACTCGACCACATAGCCAAACATGGATCAAACCACTCCGATGCAATCATCACAGATAATGTCAATAACGCCCTGAGATTTACCAAAGAGGTAGATTCAGCAGCCGTATATGTCAATGCCTCTACCCGTTTCACCGATGGTTATGAATTTGGCATGGGTGCTGAGATTGGCATCAGCACCGATAAACTTCATGCCCGGGGCCCCATGGGTCTTGAGGAACTCACATCATATAAATTTGTAGTATTTGGGAATGGACAGTTAAGAAAATAG
- a CDS encoding putative septum formation initiator yields the protein MQDGKVNREGDEHPSQSSPPGEGPNTISSSMKEKFAKLSGEDTTIKDSLEISSEKNTYFVKLLLMIGITSCVVILFSSIISKVRQERYRMLEEKKMLERQAAQLETSNSQLENEYSALKNDPIRIEKEAREQYGFIRPDEILYTKHNFRIKSITKKEPVKEVTQNRWKIFFFEGPFRWQLPALIILFATAFYIISYHYEHRKLHKSNR from the coding sequence ATGCAAGATGGTAAAGTAAACAGAGAAGGAGATGAACACCCCTCTCAATCTTCCCCTCCTGGAGAAGGACCGAATACCATTTCCTCTTCCATGAAAGAAAAATTTGCAAAGCTTTCAGGTGAAGATACAACAATAAAAGATAGCTTAGAAATTAGCTCAGAAAAAAATACGTATTTTGTCAAGTTACTCCTGATGATAGGTATTACATCGTGTGTGGTAATTCTCTTTTCTTCAATAATCAGCAAGGTTCGGCAGGAAAGATACCGTATGTTAGAAGAGAAGAAGATGCTTGAAAGACAAGCTGCACAGCTAGAGACCAGCAACTCTCAGCTTGAGAATGAGTACTCTGCTCTGAAAAACGACCCGATTCGTATTGAAAAAGAAGCTCGTGAGCAATATGGGTTTATAAGACCCGATGAAATACTCTATACAAAACATAATTTTCGCATCAAAAGTATTACCAAAAAAGAACCCGTAAAAGAAGTAACTCAAAATCGATGGAAGATATTTTTCTTTGAAGGACCTTTTCGATGGCAATTGCCAGCCTTGATTATTCTCTTTGCAACCGCTTTTTATATAATCTCCTATCACTATGAACATAGAAAACTACATAAATCAAATCGTTAA
- a CDS encoding 4-hydroxythreonine-4-phosphate dehydrogenase — MAKDKRSKLLIGITMGDPCGIGPEIILKSLKSTTIRKSANYVIIGSDEVLERTAKPLKIPVSYQTISHISEIEDSKQSLFLLSIGNVKSSLMKQRKPTMEGGDLSAQWVLRGINLAMTRYIDALVTAPICKEAIHLGGYGYPGHTEMLRIFSGVERVVMLMVGGKLRVAFVTTHVALKDVPHLLTVENIFETITMSNDNLKKYFNLNKPRIAVCGLNPHAGEEGIFGDEERKVIIPAIEKARKKGIRCDGPVSADTVFYRVLKDAYDLVVVMYHDQGAIPLKLHAFETGVNITLGIPFVRTSPDHGTAYDIAGKGIANPRSMIEAIKMAAQMSHCTERR, encoded by the coding sequence ATGGCAAAAGATAAAAGATCAAAATTACTCATCGGGATCACCATGGGCGACCCATGCGGGATCGGACCTGAGATTATCTTAAAGTCGCTGAAATCCACAACAATAAGAAAGAGTGCGAATTATGTCATCATTGGCAGTGATGAGGTATTAGAGCGGACAGCGAAACCATTAAAAATACCGGTAAGCTATCAAACAATATCTCATATATCAGAAATTGAAGATTCAAAACAATCTCTTTTTCTCTTATCCATAGGTAATGTGAAATCGAGTCTTATGAAGCAGAGAAAACCTACAATGGAAGGAGGTGACTTATCTGCTCAATGGGTGCTCAGAGGCATTAATCTCGCAATGACCAGATACATCGATGCCCTTGTTACGGCTCCCATTTGTAAGGAGGCTATCCATTTAGGTGGGTATGGTTATCCCGGACATACCGAGATGCTCCGTATTTTTTCAGGTGTTGAACGTGTTGTTATGCTTATGGTGGGTGGAAAACTGAGGGTGGCCTTTGTGACCACACATGTTGCCTTAAAGGATGTGCCACATTTACTTACCGTGGAAAATATTTTTGAGACAATAACTATGAGCAATGATAATCTTAAAAAATATTTTAACCTTAACAAGCCACGGATTGCCGTTTGTGGTTTAAACCCTCATGCAGGGGAGGAAGGTATATTCGGAGATGAGGAAAGAAAGGTTATTATCCCTGCCATTGAAAAGGCAAGGAAAAAGGGTATTCGGTGTGATGGCCCTGTATCGGCCGATACCGTATTTTACAGGGTACTGAAAGATGCTTATGATCTGGTAGTTGTTATGTATCATGACCAGGGTGCAATTCCCTTGAAATTACATGCCTTTGAGACGGGGGTAAATATTACTTTAGGCATTCCATTTGTACGTACATCACCTGACCATGGTACTGCATATGATATTGCTGGTAAGGGTATTGCAAATCCACGTTCTATGATAGAGGCCATAAAAATGGCCGCACAGATGTCACATTGCACGGAGAGGAGATAA
- a CDS encoding dimethyladenosine transferase: MLNKRFGQNFLIDQNILVSIPEIAGLNENDVVLEIGTGTGGLTRLLAEKARHVFTVEIDKKLFEVSSDILKLYKNITLINTDILKTKHELNRDVLSLIQNWLREYNQTKIKVVSNLPYNISTPVIINLLESDLSIDLMVLMLQKEITERMAATPGTREYGILSLIIQLFSEVKVVKTLPPQVFWPKPEVYSAIVKVVIHKEKYAGKITDYSFFKNIMYAIFTSRRKTLLNSLEQLKLPEISREQIKELIQNMQLDERVRGEVLNLDQLITLSEAMYKLAKEIS, from the coding sequence ATGCTGAATAAGCGTTTTGGACAAAACTTTCTTATTGATCAGAATATCTTAGTATCGATTCCGGAAATTGCCGGTCTGAATGAAAATGATGTGGTGTTGGAAATTGGCACAGGAACTGGCGGATTAACCAGACTCCTGGCTGAAAAAGCCCGGCATGTATTTACGGTTGAGATCGACAAAAAGTTATTTGAAGTATCATCTGATATACTGAAATTATATAAAAATATTACCCTTATTAATACCGATATTTTAAAGACGAAACATGAATTAAACCGGGACGTTTTATCTTTGATACAGAATTGGCTTCGGGAATATAATCAGACCAAAATAAAAGTAGTTTCCAATCTGCCCTATAACATTAGCACACCGGTAATTATTAATCTTTTAGAGAGTGATCTATCCATAGATCTGATGGTGCTCATGCTTCAGAAAGAAATTACCGAACGCATGGCGGCAACTCCTGGTACTCGGGAATACGGTATACTATCTCTTATTATTCAATTATTTTCAGAAGTAAAAGTTGTGAAGACCTTGCCTCCGCAGGTGTTTTGGCCAAAACCAGAAGTCTATTCAGCTATCGTTAAGGTAGTTATTCATAAAGAAAAATATGCGGGAAAAATAACAGATTATTCATTTTTTAAAAATATCATGTATGCTATATTTACCTCACGGCGTAAGACATTACTCAATAGTCTCGAACAATTGAAATTGCCAGAAATATCGAGGGAACAGATAAAAGAACTTATCCAAAATATGCAGCTCGATGAGCGGGTAAGAGGTGAAGTTTTAAACCTGGACCAATTAATAACCCTTTCGGAAGCTATGTATAAGCTTGCAAAAGAGATATCATGA
- a CDS encoding CRISPR-associated protein, whose amino-acid sequence MRIKITLSSEKSGLIDFNYQHQIQALIYGFLSRSDPDYSHWLHEQGYIYRRDKRFKLFVFSGITFHKPIKAMRSNGFRHPTDLNTLPGLNGFLFNGSQNVPFTFSFQIASPVNKFLQHLIDGIFREGNEITLGYQMVSISGIEILQDPLNSISLHPLESPIFIKKPMPPGQRDMYLFPGDEEYEVFLNRNLTRKYEILYNKSFPGELLKFHFHPVKGKSMKQFTIFKEGFDGNRKYIRIKGTLQPFTVTGPKELIKIGLECGFGQNNSMGCGYVEEYKIV is encoded by the coding sequence ATGAGGATAAAGATAACCCTCTCATCAGAAAAATCAGGGCTCATTGATTTTAACTATCAGCATCAGATACAAGCGTTAATCTATGGATTTTTATCCAGATCAGACCCTGATTATTCCCACTGGCTTCATGAACAAGGTTACATCTACAGAAGGGATAAGCGGTTCAAGCTTTTTGTGTTTTCAGGTATAACATTTCACAAACCAATCAAGGCCATGCGTTCTAACGGTTTTCGTCACCCAACCGATTTGAATACCTTACCGGGCTTGAATGGCTTTTTGTTCAATGGTTCTCAGAATGTTCCTTTTACCTTTTCTTTTCAAATTGCATCTCCAGTCAATAAATTTCTTCAGCACTTGATTGATGGGATATTCCGGGAAGGAAATGAAATTACCCTGGGATATCAAATGGTCTCTATCTCCGGAATTGAGATTCTTCAGGACCCACTAAACAGCATAAGCTTACACCCTTTAGAATCTCCTATTTTTATTAAGAAACCTATGCCTCCCGGACAGAGAGACATGTATCTATTTCCGGGAGATGAAGAATACGAAGTATTCCTTAATCGAAACCTTACCCGCAAATATGAAATCCTCTACAATAAATCTTTTCCGGGGGAATTATTGAAGTTTCATTTCCATCCTGTCAAAGGAAAATCCATGAAACAGTTTACCATTTTTAAGGAAGGATTCGATGGCAATAGAAAGTACATTCGTATAAAAGGAACATTACAGCCTTTTACCGTAACCGGTCCGAAAGAATTAATTAAAATTGGTCTTGAATGTGGCTTCGGACAAAACAATAGCATGGGATGTGGATATGTAGAAGAATATAAGATAGTTTAA
- a CDS encoding competence/damage-inducible protein — MITAEIITIGTEIVLGQIADTNAPYIAKALTEKGIQVQFRTSVSDDRELLKSVLKIARERVNLIITTGGLGLTASDVTREVVSEFFGVRLVHNKDACIHIQKFMEERQVRLMDEHDRQALVPEGALVITNDNGTATGFALYYNDKEIVSLPGVHTEMKSMLNKYLEVYAFNKREEGCIVSRDLHTFGIRESVVADRVKKCILRYQIIKNITNNSSHRKAEQKLPHDTIVSQGQVQSMTLVHNGVVTIELLATAGKREDAVSLLDRAEIDIRMELGDAVFGVGDETLEYTVTALLRKYRKTIAIAESCTGGLVSDKLTNIPGVSEFFLEGVVAYSNKAKVDILGVPRELVLEYGAVSPQVAKAMAEGVRKRASSNIGIGITGIAGPTGGTKEKPVGLVYIGIVTDNYAEVKKCQFRGSRIDVKKFSANTSLNMARLQLLHQDSILF; from the coding sequence ATGATAACGGCAGAGATTATTACGATAGGAACGGAAATCGTATTAGGGCAAATTGCAGATACAAATGCTCCCTATATTGCAAAAGCATTAACAGAAAAAGGAATTCAGGTACAATTCCGGACGTCGGTAAGCGATGACAGAGAATTGTTGAAGTCTGTCCTGAAAATTGCCAGAGAACGGGTGAATTTAATAATTACGACAGGGGGATTAGGTCTTACAGCAAGTGATGTGACCCGTGAAGTTGTATCAGAATTTTTTGGTGTTCGCCTGGTACATAACAAAGATGCCTGTATACATATTCAGAAGTTTATGGAGGAACGCCAGGTTCGTTTGATGGATGAGCATGATAGGCAGGCGCTCGTTCCTGAAGGTGCATTGGTAATAACCAACGATAATGGAACTGCCACAGGATTTGCTCTTTATTATAACGATAAGGAAATTGTTTCTTTGCCCGGAGTTCACACAGAAATGAAGTCTATGTTAAATAAATATTTGGAGGTTTACGCATTCAACAAAAGAGAAGAAGGATGTATCGTATCAAGAGATTTACATACCTTCGGCATCCGTGAATCTGTTGTGGCAGATAGAGTAAAAAAATGTATATTGCGATATCAAATTATCAAAAACATTACGAATAACTCTTCTCATAGAAAAGCAGAGCAGAAGCTACCGCATGATACTATAGTAAGCCAGGGGCAAGTGCAGTCAATGACATTAGTACACAATGGTGTTGTAACTATCGAACTCCTTGCAACTGCAGGAAAAAGGGAAGATGCTGTAAGTCTTCTGGACAGGGCAGAGATAGACATCCGAATGGAATTGGGTGATGCAGTATTTGGAGTGGGCGATGAAACACTTGAGTACACAGTTACTGCACTTCTCAGAAAGTATCGCAAAACAATTGCCATTGCAGAGTCCTGTACCGGTGGATTAGTTTCTGATAAGCTTACAAACATACCTGGTGTTTCAGAGTTTTTTTTGGAAGGTGTTGTTGCTTATAGCAATAAGGCAAAGGTTGATATATTGGGTGTGCCCAGGGAACTTGTTTTGGAGTATGGTGCTGTAAGTCCACAGGTAGCAAAGGCTATGGCCGAAGGTGTAAGAAAGAGAGCCTCATCAAATATTGGCATCGGAATCACCGGTATTGCCGGTCCTACCGGTGGGACAAAAGAAAAACCGGTAGGTTTAGTCTATATTGGCATTGTTACAGATAATTATGCTGAGGTAAAAAAATGCCAATTCAGAGGCTCTCGGATCGATGTTAAAAAATTCTCGGCAAATACTTCTTTGAATATGGCAAGGCTTCAATTGTTACATCAGGATTCAATTCTCTTTTGA
- a CDS encoding riboflavin synthase alpha subunit, with amino-acid sequence MFTGIIEHVVSVKKLLPKAGGGELFLDVNGFYEDLKLGESMAINGVCLTVKEIEGQIISFDVSGETLRRTTLGTLGHAEKVNAERALKVGDRLGGHFVSGHVDGIGTIKEKKQSADQCILSFSTGKIFTDMMIEKGSVAIDGISLTIVGVTDSFFSVALIPYTLASTTLGFRKTGDLVNVEIDMMGKWIKKLLINTREKKVNITQGQLMEQGFL; translated from the coding sequence ATGTTTACCGGTATTATTGAACATGTAGTGTCAGTAAAGAAATTATTACCGAAGGCGGGCGGTGGGGAACTGTTTCTCGATGTAAATGGTTTTTACGAAGATCTTAAGCTTGGGGAGAGTATGGCTATTAACGGGGTATGTCTTACGGTAAAAGAAATCGAAGGGCAGATAATTAGCTTCGATGTTTCCGGCGAAACCCTGAGAAGGACTACGTTAGGTACCCTAGGACATGCTGAAAAAGTCAATGCTGAAAGGGCATTAAAGGTTGGAGACCGGTTGGGAGGGCACTTTGTTTCAGGGCACGTGGATGGCATAGGTACCATAAAAGAAAAGAAGCAATCTGCCGATCAGTGTATTCTATCCTTCTCTACCGGGAAAATATTTACTGATATGATGATTGAGAAAGGCTCTGTTGCCATCGATGGTATTAGTCTCACGATCGTTGGCGTTACCGATAGTTTTTTTTCTGTGGCATTGATTCCTTATACCTTAGCTTCGACCACATTAGGATTCAGGAAAACAGGTGACCTGGTGAATGTTGAGATTGATATGATGGGTAAGTGGATTAAAAAACTCTTAATAAATACCCGGGAGAAAAAGGTCAATATTACGCAAGGGCAATTAATGGAACAGGGATTTCTCTAG
- a CDS encoding putative phosphatidylserine decarboxylase — translation MRIPLAKYGLRELIIFGVSCIVGIGFSLMVFPWMIPVPVFILMFLLNFFRDPDREVPQGTGLIISPADGIVSHIVPVFEDNYLQCNTTKISIFMSVLNVHVNRIPVHGRVEFIKHTKGKFLDARDDECFRSNENNVMGLSLPGSHVKIAVKQIAGKIAKRIVCACKIGDVLRQGQRFGMIKFGSRVEVFIPDSVTFEIRVKVGEKVTAGKTVLGKIHDRSLMEL, via the coding sequence ATGCGTATTCCATTAGCTAAATATGGTTTAAGAGAGTTAATTATCTTTGGTGTTTCTTGTATCGTTGGAATTGGATTCTCCCTTATGGTATTTCCATGGATGATTCCGGTTCCGGTGTTTATCTTGATGTTCTTACTGAACTTCTTTCGGGATCCGGACAGAGAAGTTCCTCAAGGTACCGGGCTTATCATTTCTCCGGCTGATGGGATAGTATCTCACATTGTGCCGGTTTTTGAAGATAATTATTTACAATGCAATACAACAAAGATTAGTATTTTTATGTCCGTACTGAATGTACATGTAAACCGCATACCAGTGCATGGACGTGTAGAGTTTATTAAGCACACAAAAGGTAAATTTCTGGATGCCAGAGATGATGAATGTTTTCGTAGTAATGAAAATAATGTGATGGGTTTATCTTTGCCCGGAAGTCATGTAAAAATTGCAGTAAAACAGATTGCAGGTAAGATTGCCAAACGCATCGTATGTGCCTGTAAGATTGGAGATGTTCTTAGGCAGGGACAACGATTTGGTATGATAAAATTTGGTTCACGGGTAGAAGTCTTTATACCGGATTCAGTTACCTTTGAGATAAGGGTTAAAGTAGGTGAAAAAGTAACAGCAGGGAAAACGGTGCTGGGTAAAATACACGATAGAAGTCTAATGGAGTTGTAA